The genomic region GAAAAGCATTCACAATAGGGTGCCCTGGAAGTCCATCCTTTCTAAGCCCAAAGACAGTACCCTTTGTAGCCCTTTGGCCCCATGGGACTCGCTGGTCTTATACCATGAGGTGGCGTACCTAGAAGATGACCCCAACACCATTCCCCTACTTATAATCCCTTGTTACCCCTACCATGAATAAAAAATGGAATATATATAGAACATCCTATATTATGTCACGtattatatataactatatattaaACGGCCTTAAGCAACGGCACAATATGAATCAGCAATGAACAGATAGAAATAATATTCATTATGCTATATTACAGTCTCATAAACAACAATGCATCATTAATCAGCAATGTGCAGATATAAACAGATTCATTAGGCTGTATATATCACAAGAAAACCCATACCAAATCATAGATACAATATCAActgttgtatgccccaattggttATCAATGTTAGATCCGATCTCTTATTTTGTCTTATTTTCTGATTATAGATGAGATGCTTATTTCCCATTTTATTGCACAATTGATGCCCCATTTCAAATGAGTTGATTTCCCTTTTATACCTTATCATTGAAGGAGTCACAACCTTCCACAAATGTTTCCTTTTGAAAGGGTGGAACCCTCCATCCTTTATCGCTGATCTTGAGTCCCTCAACCTTCCACAAATGTTTCCTTTTGAAAGGGTGTAACCCTCCACGTTTAATCGCTGGTCTTGAGTccctttttaattttaattttatgtcTTTAATTATTTATGCCAatgtttcttttcaactttatttaAATGCCTAAATTATCTTAGTGATCCCATTAAGGCTGTGATTAACTTGGCGAGGCATGACATGGTGATATTTTCTCTTTAGAACTTGTACGGTAGTTAGAGGAAATGCCAGGCAAATAGGTTTGTGTCAGAAATTGTCCCCTCTAAACAggggttcctttataaaagtgtacAGCTGGCAACATTATGAATAATGCACAAATTGATACTACTGTAGTGATATAAACTGCAGCAATGACTTAATATATTAGGATATAATGTCTTCAAATGAATCATTACAAATATAAtagaataatatatattatttactgaataatatataatatatattatttactgaataatatattatttgcAGAAGCAACTCTGATAAATATATCTGAATGTCTTTAAGACTGAACTCTATAAGTTCATTCGTACAATGACCAACTGAAATTTGGAAATCTCTATCATACCtgttgatcatatatatatatataatttattatcaaATCCCATTTAAGAAGGGAATATTACACATACTTATTACAACTAGGAGAAGTTCATGAAAGTCATAGTTATGAGTTTTAAACCTAGTAAATATTTTGCTTGACTATAAGTTCTCTTTAAACCTACATGCAATACTTTTACGGCTGAAAGtgtaaatatttgaattttataaAGGGAATTAGTATTGTGCTTATGTTATTAAGTGCATAGGCATCACGTTTAGTAGTGCTTATGAGCTCTTTTTCACAGCTGGAATGGTAAAATGATGATTTCAGAGGGGCAAATTAGAGTTTTTGTCATAGTTTTACTCTTATGCTCATTTGTACGACACTAAAATTTTGAAAATACTTATGAGGGGGCACATATACGAAATGGTTATCATGTTAGTTCTAATTTTTAATCAACTCTGTTTAAGTGTATGAAAAATATGGAATAAGGGAGTAATTTTAAAGTActatatttgtttatataaaatAATAGTTTATCTACTACAATCATTCACTTTTATATCTTTTGTTTGAGATGTTGGAAATCTACTGTATAATTCATCAAATTGTTCTTTGGACATAAACTTCATGACTGCGCATATAAAGTGGACTTCAAAGATATTAGAAAGTTTTATTACATGGTTATATTAACAGTATAATTGCAGAATTGGTTAAACAACTGTTCTATGGTACAGGAGCATTGCGATTATTCTAAGTTAATTATAACTGATTTTTGAGTATTGTTCTAAGTGAATAATCTTATATCAATTTGAGTTTGTAATTGGACTGATGCTTTTCTGTTTACTTCCATCTCAGGATAAATGATTATATTTGGTCACACACATATAGAAGCCCTTTGAAGGTTGCATTTGTGGTGGTCGTAAAATTGAGCGAGGCGTATGGCAGATCTTGAGAATTTGCTGCTTGAGGCAGCTGGTCGAACTAGTGCCCATGATGGAAAGCATAGGAATCGAGCTCCAGCAAAGAGGAAGCAATCTGATTCCTATTCAGATGATGGCAGTGACTCCAATTCTGATAACGGAGATGATTCTGATGATGCAGGAACAACAAATAGAAAGGCATCTGGGTCAAGGATGCCTTTAAAGAAGAGATTTGATTCTGGTGAAAAGGACGATGATGGTGACCATATAGATGATTCAGATAGTGATGGATTATCGTTTGGGAGTGATTTGTACAAAGATGACGAAGATAGGGAGCGACTTCGAAAGATGTCTGAACTAGACAGGGAGATGATTTTGGCAGAGAGAGCAGAGGTGAGGGATAATTTTTTGATGCGGAAGAGGGCTGAAGCTCGACAAAATGAGACTAGGAATCAGAGGGGAAAAGATATAGGGCCACCATCTTCACGGATGCGCTCTTCTGTGAAATCTACTAGGTCAGTGAAAGAAAATGCCTTAAATGAGTTAGTTGCAAGGAGACAGAAGGCACAGGATTCAGATGTGCAACGAAAGCGAAGGGACACTGCTGGGTCATCTAGAGGACGGGATTCTTCACCTGACAGACGAAAGTCTCATGCTAGCCCTAGTGTTAGTCCATCATCCTCTAGTAACAGGGATCAAAGCCCAAGCAGTCGTGGAGATTCAGAGGAAAGTGATGCAGAAGGCACACACACCGATAATCCTTCCTTTGATGATATTAAGAGTATAACAATCCGGAGATCAAAGCTTGCCAAGTGGTTCATGGAGCCATTCTTCGAAAAGATCATTGTGGGTTGTTTTGTGAGAATTGGCATTGGTATTTCAAAGTCAGGACAACGTATTTACCGTCTTTGCATGGTCAGAAATGTAGATGCAACTGATGCTGACAAGCAATACAAATTTGAGAATCGGATTACTCACAAGTACTTGGATTGTGTTTGGGGCAGTGATGATAGTGCAGCTAGATGGCAAATGGAAAGGGTGTCTGATTCACCTCCTCTTGAGAAAGAGTTTAAGGAATGGGAACGGGAAGTAGAGCGCACTGGGGCCAGAGCTTTACATAAAGCTGATATAGAAGAGAAAAAAAATGCACTAAATGATATAAATAATTTTGTCTATTCTGCAGAAACTGTAAAGCAGATGCTGCAGGAGAAGAAGATGGCTTCTGCAAGGCCATCAAATCTGGCTGCTGAGAAGGATAGGCTAAGGAAGGAGATGGAGCTTGCAGAGAGCAAACATGATTATTCAGAAGTAGAAAGGAtcaaaacaagattgaaagaattagAAGTCCTTTCAATTCAGAGAAAAAGCAAGGATGCAAAAGCCATAATGCTTGCTGAGATGAATAAGAAAAACAGATTCGAAAATTTTAAGAATGCTTCAATGATCAAGCCGGCTAACTTTAATCTTAAAGCAGGCGAGGCTGGGTATGATCCTTTCTCTCGTCGCTGGACTAGATCACAAAATTATTACAGTGCAAAGAGTAGTGCTACTGAAGCAAATGCAGAAGCAAACAAAGAGGCAGATGCAACTCAGGCAGGGGAAGCAGCAACAGCTAAGGCATTGGAAGCTGCTGCAGATGCTGGAAAGCTTGTAGATACAGAAGCTCCTGTAGCTGAAGGCACAAAGTTATTCAGTTTGCATGATTTTGAGCTTACCATATCACTTAATGGACTGCAGAAGTTTGGGGGTGCTCAGGGTGCCCACTTGGCTTTTATGGCTAGAAAGCATCGGATTGAGGCCACCTGTGGAGTCCAGGTTCCAAGCAGTGACGGAAGGAGGCATAACTCAACTTTATCTGTGACTGATTACAAACGCAGGAGAGGCTTGCtgtgaaagaaaagaacaaaaacaattCGTTCTTCATTGCTTCACTTTTTCAATTTTGAAATGGAGCATCACACAATAGACTTTCTATGCCCTGATTGGTTTGCATGCATGCACTCAGCGAGCTCAAGTTTCCTGTAGCATTATTGTcaaatgattatatgatttgtgtGATGATGGTTGGATACGTTTGCAGGTTGGATATATTATATGTTTTCCAATTTAATTAAAGTCTAACTCTTCTTTGCATTATAAACATCAGGAGAACTATAGTTGTCTGCTTTCATTCAATCCGTGTTTGAGATGAAGACAAGCTAACTCTGCAAAACTCAAACTAGCGTATGAAGGCTAACATAAATATAGTTCAGGAGACTAATTTGTCGAGCAGCATGAGAATTCTGAACACTAGCCATCTTCTTTAGATTTAAAACATACTTATGAGCATGGAGtgttaaaaatataaattatatttaatcaTATTCTAAAACATTTTCGTATATTTAATTACACGTCAAACCATTTGTCATGGAGAGCCATGTCTCATGCTATCCATACATGTTAtctatttaaaaatatttgaatCTATAAATTCAGATGCAAAATAAATATATTCCAAACTCTAAATTTTTAGATTTGATATCAAAAACCATATTACTTCTTTTAAATTTGTAAATATCAGACTATTTCAAAAGATGCCCTAAAAACCATGTAAAATAAACGCTCAGACCGATTCAGTCCAGACAGGTAAAGAGATGACATTTTCAAGAAAAATGTTAGGGATGTTGAAGAGTTAGCATTTGCTCAAATGCCTTGGAAAAAGCATAAGGCAGTCGAAAATTGCAAAGTGGCAGCATTGGATAGGAAGCCTGCAAATGATTGCATTATTATCTATTGTTCATGGTAAGCGTATTAAGAAGAGAAAAGAACGTATGCAGCAGCAAGCAATTGAGAATGAGCAAAAATACTTCTTGGTTAGGTTGTAAAACATGCTACAGGAGCAATCTTCCATAATCCTGTATAGGGGAAGTAACATTCGAGGAAAAGTATATGTCCAATCTGATTTCATTGACTGCAAGCCTTTTCGACTGTAGTCTTGATCCTAGGCTTAAATGTGCAGTTTCGTTTTTTAAAATGTGATCTTTAGGACGAGGCATTATCACTGTGAGTGTCGACGGTGGCTGAGTCAATTTCAAGAACCAGATATATGAAGTGCAAGTCATATCTTCCAGTAGAGCTTTTGGTTGTGCtgatgtctgcaactttgcatatGAGATTCATATTGTACAGGGAAAAGAGCTGCATATTTATCATAAATCTTTGAACAAAAATTAGACTTATTTCGTAGGAGCTTATGGTTGATACATTGTTAAAAACAAAATGGCTTTTTCTGAATGCCATTGATTGCTTATTAGCGGAAGGATTGAATAAGAATAAAAAAgcctagatctttcatttcaatatAAATTGATATTACGATGATGTAAGAGTAAGCATAGTAATAAATATGAACCAAGTCAGTTCGCTTGAACTTGATGAAATATTCTCGACTATGTTTACTCTTCTTTTTTATTCCGAAGAAATAATCTTTCATTTGATTCTATGGATTCCTATTATTTGTTCAAATTCAATCGGTCCCGATATTGCAAGACTTTGAAAACAATAATTTTGAGTATTTTAGCCCGTATCAAAAAAGAAAATAAGGGGTATAATATATTTTGCAGCCGAGTAAAATTTTTACATAGGGGAAGAGCGATGGCAGATGGAAGTTCTTGGCAGGGTTTCAGAAGGCATGAAGGCTTTCGTTATAGAGGTGGGTTAAATCTGAAATGGCCTTTGATAAAAAACTGGAACCATGGTAATTTCAGAGATGATCGATcaaggttcaaaagatagtcttgaCCATGGAAGGGTTCAGAGACCTCTCAACAAAGGCAGCCTTTAGCTGGAGCAACCACGAAAAACGATAGGGAATGGAGAAAGgcaagatttgatggctatgcaACATTAAACAATAGGCAGCAAATCAATTTTAAAACGGTGCAGGAGaaattttggaggccaaaaccctcgGCGGAAGCTGCAAAGGTCTTAGAGGTATGCCCGACCTCAGTCTACAGTAGAGTTTTGAACATAGAGATTTCTAATGAGGAATGGAGTGAAAATATTAGATTTTTTAGTGAACATGGCAATTTTTTGAAGTGGGGGGGCACATGGCTGTCTTTTTCTAAGATCAGAGCGTGGTGTGTTTCCATCTGGGGTGAGGGAGTGGAGCTTAAAACTTTAGAAAATGGCTTCTTTTTAGTTATATGCCACTTTGCTCAGGACAGGAACTGGATTTTGGATAACGACCCCTTCTTTATGGATGGGAAAGGTTTTAATATTATCAAGTGGAAACCAAATTTTAACTTGGAAGAGATTATTAGTAGGATTCCAATATGGCTAAAACTTCCAGGGCTGCCCCAAGAATACAAGGATATAGAAACCCTGAGGAGAATAGGTGAAAGTCTAGGGGTTTTCAAGAAAGCAGAAGAATTCATTGATTCTTCGAATTTCAGCATGATTTCGAGGATTTGCATAGAATGGAATCCGGTTCACAATATACCGGACACCCTAGAAATCAAAACAGGATCGGGTATTTGGATTCAAAAGGTGGTGCTAGAAGATTTGATGGAGTCATGCCCAAAGTGCAAATCTTTTGCTCATCCAAAGGGGATTGCAAAATAGGGGATAAACGGAAGCTCAAAGAACATAATTTTTTTTGGCTGAGGAAATTATAAGGCTCTCAGAATCTAATGGTTGGGAACATCAGTGGGAAGCTTTGGATTGGGATGTGCTTCATAACTACAAACAGGGGAGCGATTTAGAGGATGACACAATCTATAAAGCCGGTTTAATGAAAGGGCTTATTGATGAAATGTTTGAATCAGAGTCCTCTACGATGGGTTTGGAGACTTTTTCAGTTGTTCGCAAGATAGATTCTTTGGTTGGGGAGACCAATCATCAAGAAAATGATCCTCAAAGGCAGAATTGGGAGAAGCTTATAGACGAGAACCCTTGGGCTACTAAAGTTGGTAATAGCGTTTCAGATAAAATCATAGAGGAGCACATCCAGGATGTTGATCACCTAAAACCCATTGATGACTATATATCAAATGAGATCCAAGTCGACAATAAAGATGATGAGATGACAATAGTCCCAGAGACTGGCAAAAAATATGGACATGGGATTTACAAGAGATGATCAATTACGGTCCCAAATTCAAGACAATAGGGAAACCTTACAAGCACTTCATAATGGTTAAGACCTGGAAGAAACGGTTTTCAAAGACATCCAAATCTCTCCCATTCGAAATCTAGAGGCATCTTTTGAAGGAGTTAAAGATAGTGGAGGGGAATTGATATCATCAGATTCAAAGGGAGAATCATATGATACCTCAGAAGGAGAGGACGAGTTAGGTTTACTTGCTCTCGGAGGGGAGGATGAGTTAGGTTTACTTGCTCTCGGAGGGGATCTAGAAAAGAGATCTCTGAAAATGACACCTGCtcaaaatgccaaagtgaaagtaggGGAAAAGAAGAAAAGAGGACCTAAATCCAGTAGAGTTAGACTGGAAATTGCAAGAAGTGCTACTAGCTAGAGTAAACTCAGATTGAGATCGGGAAGGGACGTGGTCTCTTCCTGGAAGCAATGAGGCTCCTTTCGTGGAATGTCACCTGACAAGATTAGACTGATCAAGAGATGTCTTGATCAGTTTAGACCGGATCTAGTTTGTTTGTAGgaaactaaaattaagatacaaGATTTTGATACTTTTTACAGTAGATTCAAAAAATGGAAATGTGCTTTAGTGGAAGCTTAGGGAGCTTCGGGTGGTCTAACTATGATGTGGAATGACTCCATTGGTGGATGTCACAATCATGAGACAGGGTATTTGGTGGCAATTGGTGAGAGTTTACTCTAAACAATtgcatatgcatgtgtatatgATCAATGTTTATGGTCCAAACAACATTAATTTGAAAAAAACAGTTATGGATTGATTTATCCGAGTGTCTTAAACAGGACACTGAAAATCCTTTTATTATAGTTGGTGACTTTAATGCCTTCGTTGGACCTTCAGATAAAATGGGTGGAGTTGGATGGAATAGACAGAGTAATAAAGACTTCAATTCCTTTATCATAGACTCTGGTTTAATTGAGATTCCTTTCAAGACTGGTGAATacacatggaccaatagaagaagcGGTTTTTCAAACATAGCTGAAAGACTAGATAGGTTCTTCATAGCTGGTGATTAGTCATCTAGTCCCTGGACGTGCACTGCAGATATTCTTCCTTTTACGGGATCA from Cryptomeria japonica chromosome 3, Sugi_1.0, whole genome shotgun sequence harbors:
- the LOC131041162 gene encoding protein RTF1 homolog gives rise to the protein MADLENLLLEAAGRTSAHDGKHRNRAPAKRKQSDSYSDDGSDSNSDNGDDSDDAGTTNRKASGSRMPLKKRFDSGEKDDDGDHIDDSDSDGLSFGSDLYKDDEDRERLRKMSELDREMILAERAEVRDNFLMRKRAEARQNETRNQRGKDIGPPSSRMRSSVKSTRSVKENALNELVARRQKAQDSDVQRKRRDTAGSSRGRDSSPDRRKSHASPSVSPSSSSNRDQSPSSRGDSEESDAEGTHTDNPSFDDIKSITIRRSKLAKWFMEPFFEKIIVGCFVRIGIGISKSGQRIYRLCMVRNVDATDADKQYKFENRITHKYLDCVWGSDDSAARWQMERVSDSPPLEKEFKEWEREVERTGARALHKADIEEKKNALNDINNFVYSAETVKQMLQEKKMASARPSNLAAEKDRLRKEMELAESKHDYSEVERIKTRLKELEVLSIQRKSKDAKAIMLAEMNKKNRFENFKNASMIKPANFNLKAGEAGYDPFSRRWTRSQNYYSAKSSATEANAEANKEADATQAGEAATAKALEAAADAGKLVDTEAPVAEGTKLFSLHDFELTISLNGLQKFGGAQGAHLAFMARKHRIEATCGVQVPSSDGRRHNSTLSVTDYKRRRGLL